Part of the Ziziphus jujuba cultivar Dongzao chromosome 8, ASM3175591v1 genome is shown below.
acatatatatatatatatgtcatttttaaagatattcttagttaattgattaaggGCTAATTTATCAGTTTGTTTTTGTAAACAGAAGGTAGTCTATCTTTAAGAGTAAAGCGTGTTTGCATTTGGTGGGTGCTCTCAAAGCCTcagaaaatttgtttctttgaaaTGATTAAAGGCAGCGGTGCCTTTGGAAGGAAACAACTTTAATAAGAAGACTTTTGGGCTGTCAAATGAGGTAAGCCTCCCTTGTCTCTCTATCAAACTCTGAGAATCAAAATGCAAccactctttctttctttctttttatcttttttcttttctttataacCAAACACTCACCAAAACCGCACATATGAATTTATGGGGCCACTTTCCAACCAATGCTTATTTGAcacctcatatatatatatatatgattaaaatatgCTTATATTCTTTGAAGGCTACTCGGTGTGGTGCCCATCTATATGCTGACAATGCTAATTGGTGTTCATTAGCTAATTGTTCGAGTTGTCCATGGCGCTAATTTGTGAACGTTAATTAAGCCTTAAATGTCACTATTGATAATCATTATAAATGAGattcatattttaatatatagattacTACTTTGTTGCgtttaaattacttttaattttttaaaactgaaaaCCTATATAAAAGAGAACTCATATTACaaaccaattaattattaacaaatCTACATGGATCcatttaaaatggttatgtgtcactgtaacaaataatatttttatttgcaacTAAAAGACCTTAGCCAGTTCGATGTAAAGACTTTCAACAAGTGGGTATAATTATGATAATAGGAAACATATTAACTTCTTGGTTTGGGCAACTTCTATACGGAGGTCAGTATAAGGAAGGACCACCTTCTCTGTTTGTTAGCTTATATGCCATATATAGTGAGTAAATAATTTTACTAGTCCAAAATCTTCTGCTTGCACATGTTATGCTTTTGAAACTTGTTTTTTGAAGAGAGttctaattaattgatttatgcttccggatttataaaaaaatttgcgaAACAGAGAGAATTTGATGCCATGCAGAGCTCTTTGTTGTTTATGTAATTCAATAATTCATGAACTGAGAGTTATTGATTATTTTCAGAAGTTCCTGTTGTTAAATATTTGTAATAAACTGGATACTAAGTGTTGACAGAAAAATGCCAAGCATACCAAATTTATGGATCCCAAAATTTTCAATGATATGACAAGTGTTTGGAAAAGATTTAGAAAgccaaaaattgaaatatataaataatatgtttgaaggatttcatttttatttctttttattcttcgtCTGGTGAGGTAAACAACAATTGCAAGAAGGCAGTTGAGAACTCCAGCCTAACAATCACCTTTTCAGTAATAATAGATCTATATCcttagcaaaataaataaataaataaataatagtaataatagtacTAGATATATATAACTAACACAAATAAAGgcaaacacataataaatataGCCCTTCTATTACTGGTTGGAATAGAATAAAGACTAATCATATTTATGCACTGCTCACTCTCTTTTTTGACTGTAAAAtctttattccaaaaaaaataataataataaaaactcaaaTACTATTATACCATCAAAAGCTCAAGATTGGTTTGTTGTGTACACAAACAAAACCTACCGCCACAACCAAAatctagtttttcttttttcccacaAAAATCCatggaagaaaaagagaagaagaagaagaagatcaacAACCAAAACAAGAAGCAAAAACACCAGCACCCAAATGACCAGACCACAAAAACTTCAGATTTCTCTTTCAAACCCAGCTCTGATGTAAAAGGTATTCGTTTCGGCGGCCAATTCATTGTTAAATCCTTCACGATCCGTCGTGCTAGGCCTTTAGAACTCCTCCAACTCCTTTCTTTCCCACCCACAACAAGTACCACCGTACCCACACCCACACCCACACCCACCAACAACACCAACACCACAACCAACAACTACAGCGGCAATAAATCAAACACCAAGAACGCAAACAACCAAAAGCTTCCGTTCCCTTCAACCACAGCTTTCTTGCCCACAAACTTCACAATCTTAGCTCACCATGCCTGGCACACACTCACTCTCGGGCTGGGAACCAAGAAATCCAAAGTCCTTCTCTTCGTGTTCGAAACCGAAAGCATGAAGGTTGCGGTAGACCGGGTTTGGCCGCCGGAGATTCCGCTTGGCGAAGTGAACAAGAGGCTGATCAGGGGCTTGACTGGGTGCGAGATGGCTCGGTTCAAGTTTAGGAAAGGGTGTATAACTTTCTATGTATATGCGGTTCGGCAAATTGGGAACTTGGGTTTCTCTTGTGCAGATGATCTAAGGACAATCTTGCAGTCTGTGGTTGCTCTCAACGATTTCTTGGACCACACTGCTATGCTTGCCATGCCAAACCAGAGAAGCATTAGCTATGCTCGTCCTGTAGCTATGGCTCactagaaattttattttttattttttatttttttatcattatgatGGGGAAATGGGAattggtttattaatttgttggagatcttgttttttgttttttgttttttgtttttttgtttttttttttttttttcattttggaaaattgtattttagtaGCAAATAATAGTTTTTCTACAGTTTTCTTCTACTACTATATATACAGTAAATTCTCAGAGCCTGAATCTCTGTTTCATTATATGTTTGATGTGTCTGTTTTAATTGCAGTGCTGCATCACTTTAAATTGCAGTGCTGCATCATATGCTTCTTGATTATTCTCTGAAGATGAAGGTAAGTGTCACAGAttaattgaatttgattttattaaggtagatttttgtgttttatatatatatatatatatatatatttatttattaaccaTGAATATTCTATATGTGTTTTCTGTAAGAAGTGGTTAATTAATTCCACCTGCCTTTCAATTCTTTCTCTGTCatattgattttaattattaGATAACACTTCTCCTTTACTTCTACATCATTTAcatctttttctaaattaactACTCCTACCCACCTCATGATTTCAGCAATTTAGCAAActagtttaaaattttatttttcgttaagttttttagacatatctttagtggattgagttcatttgAACTATAAAATGTATAACTTCATTTAGGCATATCTACCTACAAATCAGTCTCTTTCTCTCCATATGTATATAGCTTTTTTAGCCATGAAACGGGCGCAGTGTCCAAGTTTTTAAGcaatataaattaaacccacATTGACGTAGGCATAGTTTTATGAGttggataatttatatatataagttttcaaaTGGAAAAAGTTGCAAGGTTTAAATTTTTGTAGAATGTATTTATATCAAAACAAATGGATAATTTACAAttagtttgtttttttaatatctttttcttccctttttttttttttttttttttttttttgcgctgagttttttttcttattatcgTGAATGCATGAATTTATCCAAAACATCCACTTTCCCTTCATCTGACactgttttttggtaaattgtgCCAAGATTTTAAACCCGTGAACCTAGTGTTTAAGTTACACCTGAAGCTCTcttattaatttagaactcgcgcctcaaatattatattagaatatttacatactttaagataaaatattttcttgaaatcttaAATCTTCCTCCTTTGGAAATAAACATTTATGAACTCGAAAAGCTTTAttgtattatatgatatatatcataatataatatcatCTTATTAGGGATAAACAAAGGGATGACCATACACATGATGCATGGATGAATATGATGATAAAGATGATAAAaagggactttttttttttttttttggacgattttttaaaattttttttgaaaagaattgTTTGGTAATGGAATGATGGTAAAGCAGAAATGGGGTAGGGTGAAGGGCCAACCTCTTCCACCTTCAAAAAGCATTGTGGTCTAAAAAAgtgaggaaaagaaaagaataccatatatatatatatatatatgtatgtatatatatttatttatttatttttgtgtcctatatatttttttcctgtgGCTTTAATCATCCCTTGAGAATGGCCATGCTAGCTAACTTTTTCACATGAATCTTGGACATCTCTGTCCTGATATTACTGCAACTTTTGGGTAAACGAGCTTAAAGAATGTGTGCAATTTATAGGTATATGCGTGGGTTAATAAGTATGCAACTGTGCATTTGGTTGGaccaatatgtatatatatctatttatttcttttcagtaTATGGTGTGTCGCACTGACAATGCATCATAGGGTGTCACATGCTGTATACTGAAaagaaaacttataaaatagaaataagtgTTTTATCAAAAGTAATGGTACTATATGTAGGCTTTAATGTGATTTTTAAACtttgttctaaaaaaaaatattttttttaaacatgtttTAAAACTTTATACATAGTTTTTTCATGTACAAGAAGAATTTGAGATGAGTTCTACAAAAAAGTTAAAGTTTTCAACTAttataagataaatataaaaactctGGGGCaacatttttgtcaaataattaTGATATATGTTGACATTTCTATGGGACCAGGTGTGTTAGTTATTGGGATTGAGTTTGTTAAATTGTGTTGACAAAGTTAAATCGTACATTTATTTATGATCAATATCTTAATATTAATTACACAACAAactttatgttatattatttaaaggaccatatttattaatgtgtttttatttttatttctttatttttagaacACATTTTTTAATGAACCTAGATAACACTGAAAATACATGCATCAAAACCTCTATATATAAGATTTCAAAGGGACAGAAACAATACAAGCTTGTAAGATGTTtaccataacaaaaataaaaaacaagctGGTAAAACCTCCAGAAAGAAAAGCTGTCGAAATGTATCAGTCAAAAGATCCTTTAAACGTAAGCGATCAATTGGGgtataaaaagtaaatttcacattaaaataccaaaaaataacGCCCACCGTGGGCCTCGAACACATGCCGTGAAGTCCAAAACTTTAAGGCTCCACCAACTGAGCTAAACAGGACTGTCGTCACATTTTATGGTATACCTAGCAATTCGTGTTGGTGGATCGTGTTCGTGTCaatccgtttaataatcgtgtcaaaaatgtctaacccgaacacgacccatttattaattgtatcaggtacctaaaacactaacccgacctgtttataaacaggtcaacacgacacgatccgtttaacacgattattttaacgggtcgtgttgacctattaacctgttaacctgaaattgacctattaacccgaaaactaacctattaacccgttaacccgaaaattaacctattaacccgaaattttttttttatttttatgtttttgttttattaaagatgtattttttgtttttaaaaaattagtaatagaaaattatttttataaaatttttaatttataatattttttagttattaaatattatattagtgataaaatattaatttaaaattaaatttaaatgggttgtaataggtgtataatcgtgtcgggttgaaactgataCGTTTAATAAATagatcgtaacgggtcaatttcgagttaaacaggttaacccgaaaatgacacgattaataatcgtgttaaacggattgacccgattatgacccgaacccatttataataaatccaaacccatttattccgtgtcgttttcgagacGTATCGCCgtatcatgatccaaattgccaagTCTATCTTACGGTCCAAAAAGTAAACGCAAAAACTGCTTTTAATTAAACATTAGAATAATGAAAATAGCGCCCACCGTGGGGCTCGAACCCACGACCACAAGGTTAAGAGCCTTGCGCTCTACCGACTGAGCTAGACGGGCTTTCTGGTCAGTCATCTCCTTAAAACTTATTTCTACAAAATCAACATAGAGTGATGACCACTTCGTACGTTTGAGGTTTATGTACGTGCGTAGGATGGGCAGCGATTCTCACAGTATTAGCCCAGCAAGCGACGCAGAAGGCCGAAAGCTGAGTTTTGTGAAGAAAAAATGGGGAGTGTAATTGTTTTGACGATGGTGGAGGTTATTTTGTCCCTCCTAATAATCGTAGCCTTGGGTTTGGTTTCTGCTATTTTCTTCGAAGCTTATAGAAGGAGACTCAACAACGCGTATAAACCCCAACTTTTATTTCCAACCATCCATTAAagatccattttttatttttattttttctcattgggacttcttttaaatttttttttttttttattttgaatttttttgtagGCATGTCGAAGCCCCCGCGATCTTCGAGGATCCCAATTCGTTGAAACAGgtgggtttattttgttttattttttaaggttcCATTTAGAGTAAAAGATTACTTTTTTGATTTCACCATTTAGTGTTTTGTGggtttttcataacaaaatgaTGAATGAATGgattatttttaagattttattttattatattttattttagtttagttTGTTTGCTATTGTTATACAAGTCAACCATGTAATCCTAAATGGCTACATGGATTTATTAGTTAGAATTGGCAATTTGTGGATTGTAGGTTTTGTTTTATAGTGACCTAATTCTGATAGTAATTGTTTCTATTCAAGGTTCCTTGCCCTTCAATTTTTGATCCATCAGAAAAGTACATATCTTTGATAATTCCTGCATTCAATGAAGAGCACAGGCTTCCTGGTGCTCTTGAGGAAACCATGAAGTAAGTTGAAGCTTTGccacttttaatattttcttcaaaatattGTCTGAGTTTGAAAGCAATTACATTTGTACTATCATTAGGCGTTTTAGATAATATGATCCttttaactttcctaaagtggcAGTTGGGTTAAGGAGGCACTAACTTCTTAGCACTTTATTTACATTCTGATGCAAATATACCGCCAGAAAATTTGACAAGCGAATTGACTTAGATGGAGATAAGTAGTATTGGAAAATAGAGTAAGAAGATCctcaatttatctttttttgtacTTATACGTGAGAATAGTAAACTTGGAAAATTAATCAGTAAGAGATTGACTTTGGGTGTGAGCAGTGTTGTTGTTGGTTATGTTGGAGCCTTTCATTGTGTGAATTTAATGGCATTGCttctaatttaatttgtctAACTTTGGTAGTTAAATGCTAGAAAGTAATGAAGAAAGCTGGTAAAGTACCATCAGTGGGTGGTGAATATGATATTGAAAGCTGTGTGGACAATTGTAGATGATACATTTTGCAAATCAAACATTATTAACTGATATAGCTCAATGTAGCTGAACTTGTTGGAATGTGAAGGACTTTCAAAAATCAACATCCTTTCTTTTTGCTGCAATCATTTTCTTTGtcatatttattatgtatatttcaaGTGTTGAAGGATGGTTAGAAACTTGGTTACCCTTGATAAGGAATGGTTACTGGTTTATGGCTTGAATTTGAACCAGTTACAACTTGGCACCTTGAACAGTATTAAGTTGTGTTATGGctaaattgttattttcaaatttaacttCTTTAGGATAATATGATTTGTTATTTTGTAGTCTGCAATAAAACTTGAATAGCTTTTCTGGTCATGAGAATTATTCATTTGGAGACTTAAATTATTATGGTTTTTATGAGAATCACAATATTGAgccataataatgataaattcttTGCTCTGTAGTTATTTGCAACAGCGTGGAGCAAAGGATAAGTCATTTTCTTATGAggtatttttctgtttttgttattttacatTTTCCACAACATCTGCAATGGTTTCTGTTCTGATTTTTGAGGTCAATGAAGAGCAAGGTTTTTCCCTTATTGAGCACAATTTATCTACCCTCCAAAGATGAATGGATTCCTTATTTCAATCTCAATAATCTTGACTTAGAATGGGTTTGTCCACTTCATTATATGATTTAGTCATCCTGCTTGTTCCATGTGTGAACTCTAAGGCTTCAAGCCTTTATCAGTTTATCTTAGTAATCCTTCCTTAGGCAGAACCATTCCTGAATAGCTGAATGCAGgtgctctcttttttttcccaaaagtgAGGAAGCTAAGAGACAACAGGGATTTCTTCAATTAATGTTAATAATCAAAAAACATCTAAGAGAAGTGTTTTGTCAGCTTTTTCCGTTGCTTTGTCTTGTTTGTGTCCGTAGATATTAGGTGTTGCATATTGTTCAGGGGTAGTTTCCTtcatatttaggaaaaaaatctAGTTTTAGTACTTTAGTCTTCTTTCTTTGAGggatttattttcttcataagaatatattaatgtatatatatatatttttttaatggatatgTTCGATGTTTGTCTCTTTGAGACCAATCCATACAAATGGACTAAGTCAGTTACTTTGCTTACAAAGATTTTGGAACCTGTCCTTGTCAAAGAGATTATGGTTGTTAGGTTGAAAATGTGAAAGACTTTGATAGTGAAATTCATTTGTCTAGGTGTTAGAAGAAATTGACTGTCACATAGATTCATATTAATTATTCATCATGCGCAAATTCAAGTCTCACTTTTGTGCTGCCTTTATGCATTATTTAAAGATGATTTGTTGTTGTACAGGTGGTGATTGTTGATGATGGAAGTTCTGATGGAACAAAAAGAGTAGCCTTTGAATTTGTAAGAAAATACACCGTTGACAATGTGAGGGTTATCCTTCTTGGTAGAAATCATGGGAAGGGAGAAGCTATCAGAAAAGTGAGTCTGATCTGAGCCATTTGCTCGTGGGCATCTTTTTTTGCTACTAAAATTTTTCCATGTTCTCTCCCAATGCTTTGGCAACTGATTGGAGCTCTTTACCTTCGTGAAAGCATTGTAAAACAGGGAATGCTTCATTCACGTGGTGAGCTACTTCTAATGCTGGATGCTGATGGAGCAACCAATGTTAATGACCTAGAAAAACTAGAAAATGAGGTTTGTATCAGCTGTGACAAAAGGCAAAACTGTCCTATATTGTTTTTCTGTAAAATTTTTAGTTGGGCTATGGACATGTTTACCAAGACTAACTTATATTTGCCCTCAAGGTCCAAACAGTTGCAAGAAAGGAATTTAAATTAGGAGATTCAGCATCCAGAGACTCAAATTTTAGAGTGTCGGATATCCCAATTTCTGCTTTTGGTTCCCGTGCTCATCTTGAGGATAAAGCCCTGGCTACAGTTCAGTATCGCCTTTGATTTGTGctgtgaatttgaatttttgtttccaTCTTTATTTCTCTGGATTGAACCATCTCACTTTTGTTTCAGAGGAAGTGGTACCGCAATTTTTTGATGAAGGGTTTCCATCTTGTGGTTCTTTTGGCAGCTGGTCCGGGAATCCGGGATACACAGGTAAATTCTTAACTTCATATTATCTTTTATCAACTCATCTTCCTGTTCGGGAACATACAAACTAATACTATTTGGGGTACTGATTAAAGAGGTTATTAAATCTTTTGACTGGTTCACTTTCTTTGTAATTCTCATGTACTCTTCGTCATGTGTCACAGTgtggttttaagatgtttacaAGGTCTGCTGCAAGGAAGCTTTTCACTAACATCCGTCTGAAAAGGTAACTGATAGAAGACAGCATAAATAACCTAATTACTCTATGTGATTCGAATTCAAATTTTAGCTTTGAAAGGAAGCTCttccatcttttatttttttcaatcgcTTTTTAGCTTTTTCCCTTTAGGGTTTTGGAAGTTGAAGGTTATTGCCCAAATTGTTTAAATGAATGTTTCTGTTCAATTTGCACATTTCCCCTAGGTATTGTTATCCTGGGCACCATACCTAGGCAAcaatatagaaatttttttcacaaagaTCATATAGGAAATTTTATTTACAAGTGTGGAAAAAATTGGATTAGAACATgtatatgtaataaaaattgTCATGTAATCTATGTCAACCGCCTCTCCAATTTCATAATGAGATTACAGGTAAAATGATAAAAGATAGTCTGGTAAAAGCACAAGCTTGGTTTCTGCCATGGATGTGTGTCTTTTCATGGAGTTTCTTGATGtataaatggaaaaacaaaactttCATTTGACAGACATATAAGTAGATGCCTATCTACGAAGATCTTTTCTCTAAAAGGGCATTCTAGCTGATTCCCAGGAACCACATTGTGGGTTTACGTTTAGTTTTAGTACATAGCAGATGATGAATTTTTGTGTTCTCCAAGTGACATGCTGTTTAATGCTGATCCCGAAGTTTAATTAAGTGCGATGAAAAGTTAACACCTGTTAATTTATGATATactgttaaaaaattattagtcgCTTCTCTGGTTTCCTTTGCTTCCTTCAACTTCTAGATCAGAGTATTGGGACTGAGAAATAATTTGGAATTTCTGCAGGTGGTGCTTTGATGTTGAGTTGGTTTTCCTATGCAAATGGTTTGGCATCCCAATGCTTGAGATATCTGTGAACTGGTCTGAAATTCCTGGATCCAAGGTGAACCCTTTGAGCATACCCAACATGCTTTGGGAGCTTGTGTTGATGTCTGTTGGATATAGGACACGTATGTGGAGAATCAGTACCTGAACGATCATAACGGAGTTTAATTTAGGAGAAAAAGCATGTTGGTCTTGGTGGTTTTTTTAATTCTACTTCAGTGCtagtgaaaaaaaagaagctaaatACCTTAATTAGGCAACATCATCGGCATACATTTGTTACCTTCAAAAAGCATGTGCAAGAGGGAAAAATGACTTTTAGTTTTGTTGAACCATGAGCTTAAGATCTAACCATGTGATTTTAATTTCTGTGGACTActgcttttttccttttctttttctttacctgTACTTTGACCTATATATTGCTGACTAACCATGGAgtaacataatttaaaaatggaggatatgataaaagtaaaaaatagaatataaaaattatcgTTTCCTTGACTTGGATTGTCGTACGTATTGTGCTCGAAGTTTTTATAATGATGTGGTCACTGGTGTAGAAAAATGCACTCCATTCTCGCAACGATTACTTGCCTAATTGATTTTAGTTCCAGCATCTTGTTCAAAAGTCGCATGAAGTTGATTTGTGAGGCATTGCTAGAAGGTTGCATGAGTTGGTGaagttgatttttaatttttttttttcaattaaagccttaagaaatttgaaaataaaataataagaataaataaaataaaaaagaggcaTTGTATATCACTATTCTCTAGATGTATCAAGAATCAAGAGTATCAAGACCTTgattatattatgaaaattgttaaaataattaGCAAAGCATCAAATATTCATAAACTAAGTACGtcctgaaaaataataataataataattacaataaaaaaattgattaattagctactaattaataaaataagtgATTATACGCAATAACaacataaatatcattttaaaagaaTCGTGGATGGAATATAACTTAGTTTTGCATAAgcaaccctttttttttataaattataacaataggaaaaaaaaatatgtatatatatatatatatatatatattgaagcaatcaaatatatatttagccTACCAATTTttacgcaaaaaaaaaaagttgaataaaaaaaaaaaaggctaaatgCTTAAGcacaatttaattagttttaaccTAAAAGCTAGATCGTGAAAGAGATTGTataaccataataataataataataaaagaatacaaaaaaaaatgcatgatagataattatttgtttttcaacgTTGAATACGAGTTTGGGCAAAGAGAGAAacataaaaaagcaaaagaaaaaagaaaatgcaaattaaAAAGGAATCGGTATATTTACATTCCATATGTAGAAGTGAAAAATGGgatagtttcaaaaaaaaaaaaaaaaagtttcgaGTCAAATGACACTTTCAAGCTTTTACGAgagcaaaataataaaactagaaaaagaaaaagaaaaaaaaaatatctataagtCAACAGATTAGCGTGGCGACAATTAATTGGGCCTGGCCATAACCGTAAACAGGTACCTTGTTTAGTCCACCACCGTGTTGATATCACCATTGGCAGCATGTCTTCGAAAATGAGTTGTCCTAATTCTCTACTTTTCAATGTAAAATAAATGGGAGTTTAATCAATCTTTTCTGATTACATATGCAAAATACcacttttttttaacctttttggagtagttagttttatatatttgatatggtTGTGGAGTAGTTAGCCTCTGCTT
Proteins encoded:
- the LOC107413474 gene encoding uncharacterized protein LOC107413474 isoform X1; the protein is MGSVIVLTMVEVILSLLIIVALGLVSAIFFEAYRRRLNNAHVEAPAIFEDPNSLKQVPCPSIFDPSEKYISLIIPAFNEEHRLPGALEETMNYLQQRGAKDKSFSYEVVIVDDGSSDGTKRVAFEFVRKYTVDNVRVILLGRNHGKGEAIRKGMLHSRGELLLMLDADGATNVNDLEKLENEVQTVARKEFKLGDSASRDSNFRVSDIPISAFGSRAHLEDKALATRKWYRNFLMKGFHLVVLLAAGPGIRDTQCGFKMFTRSAARKLFTNIRLKRWCFDVELVFLCKWFGIPMLEISVNWSEIPGSKVNPLSIPNMLWELVLMSVGYRTRMWRIST
- the LOC107413467 gene encoding uncharacterized protein LOC107413467 → MEEKEKKKKKINNQNKKQKHQHPNDQTTKTSDFSFKPSSDVKGIRFGGQFIVKSFTIRRARPLELLQLLSFPPTTSTTVPTPTPTPTNNTNTTTNNYSGNKSNTKNANNQKLPFPSTTAFLPTNFTILAHHAWHTLTLGLGTKKSKVLLFVFETESMKVAVDRVWPPEIPLGEVNKRLIRGLTGCEMARFKFRKGCITFYVYAVRQIGNLGFSCADDLRTILQSVVALNDFLDHTAMLAMPNQRSISYARPVAMAH
- the LOC107413474 gene encoding uncharacterized protein LOC107413474 isoform X2 yields the protein MGSVIVLTMVEVILSLLIIVALGLVSAIFFEAYRRRLNNAHVEAPAIFEDPNSLKQVVIVDDGSSDGTKRVAFEFVRKYTVDNVRVILLGRNHGKGEAIRKGMLHSRGELLLMLDADGATNVNDLEKLENEVQTVARKEFKLGDSASRDSNFRVSDIPISAFGSRAHLEDKALATRKWYRNFLMKGFHLVVLLAAGPGIRDTQCGFKMFTRSAARKLFTNIRLKRWCFDVELVFLCKWFGIPMLEISVNWSEIPGSKVNPLSIPNMLWELVLMSVGYRTRMWRIST